In Microbacterium maritypicum, the following are encoded in one genomic region:
- the narJ gene encoding nitrate reductase molybdenum cofactor assembly chaperone, producing MSSVLPIRDRTERVTPLRPLPETLAPTALTPGQRRTVHMLASLLLEYPDAVWFDRIPVLREHISALPRPVAEPMTRFLDGAERDGASGLQREYVTTFDLKRKCSLYLSYYATGDTRRRGTALVTFLEAYRAAGWEFDAADLPDYLPAVLEFSALSGSPIADALLAAHREGVEVLRAALESMGSRWADPVRAVTLSLPKVDQATRERVLALVNEGPPAETVGLSLPMPAFRARESR from the coding sequence GTGAGCAGCGTGCTCCCGATCCGGGACCGGACGGAGCGGGTCACACCGCTGCGTCCGCTTCCCGAAACGCTGGCTCCCACGGCGCTCACCCCCGGTCAGCGCCGGACGGTGCATATGCTCGCATCGCTGCTTCTGGAGTACCCGGACGCCGTGTGGTTCGACCGCATCCCCGTGCTGCGCGAGCACATCTCCGCGTTGCCCCGGCCCGTGGCCGAGCCGATGACGCGGTTCCTCGATGGGGCGGAGCGTGACGGGGCATCCGGGCTGCAGCGCGAATACGTGACGACGTTCGACCTGAAACGGAAGTGCTCGCTGTACCTGAGTTACTACGCCACCGGTGACACTCGGCGTCGTGGCACCGCACTCGTCACGTTCCTCGAGGCGTACCGTGCAGCCGGCTGGGAGTTCGACGCGGCCGACCTGCCCGACTACCTGCCGGCTGTGCTGGAGTTCTCCGCGCTGTCGGGGTCTCCCATCGCCGACGCGCTCCTGGCCGCGCACCGGGAGGGCGTCGAAGTGCTGCGGGCTGCGCTGGAGAGCATGGGCAGCCGCTGGGCGGATCCCGTGCGCGCTGTGACGCTGTCGCTGCCGAAAGTCGACCAGGCCACGAGAGAGCGAGTGCTCGCACTGGTGAACGAGGGACCGCCCGCCGAGACGGTCGGTCTGAGTCTGCCGATGCCCGCATTCCGAGCGAGGGAGTCGAGATGA